In the genome of Helicobacter kayseriensis, one region contains:
- a CDS encoding LysE family translocator, with the protein MDFFATSAFWSVISIWFWAVIMPGADMFLIIRTAISQGQKCAYFSTAGIIIGTLVWLIVGFFFIKALSQTSFFEIVQILGGCYLFYMAWQIFLSLKNKHPSIENTEKHMDQNHWKNLSQGILTNLSNPKPPIFVSIILSKLPQTLSLEISIILLILMTLIPAIWFFCVIKIFTIQRFFKIFMHYSKWIDFVVMGIFGLFGISLAIDGISTFWSKA; encoded by the coding sequence TTGGATTTTTTTGCAACAAGTGCTTTTTGGAGCGTGATTTCGATCTGGTTTTGGGCTGTCATTATGCCTGGAGCTGATATGTTTTTGATTATACGCACTGCCATCTCACAAGGTCAAAAATGCGCCTATTTTTCCACAGCTGGAATCATTATTGGAACACTCGTGTGGCTTATTGTTGGATTCTTTTTTATCAAAGCCCTATCACAAACATCTTTCTTTGAGATTGTTCAAATCTTGGGAGGATGTTATTTGTTTTATATGGCTTGGCAAATTTTTCTCTCTTTGAAAAACAAACACCCATCGATAGAAAATACAGAAAAACATATGGATCAAAATCACTGGAAAAACTTATCTCAAGGAATCTTGACAAATCTTTCCAATCCAAAACCCCCTATTTTTGTAAGCATTATTTTAAGCAAGCTTCCACAAACGCTTTCTCTAGAAATCTCTATCATCTTACTCATATTAATGACACTCATTCCTGCTATTTGGTTTTTCTGCGTTATTAAAATCTTCACAATCCAAAGATTCTTTAAAATCTTTATGCATTATTCTAAATGGATTGATTTTGTTGTTATGGGTATCTTTGGTCTTTTTGGGATAAGTCTAGCAATAGATGGTATCAGCACGTTTTGGAGCAAGGCCTAA
- the pepT gene encoding peptidase T → MRHKLIKRFFNYLAIPSQSDAKTTTLPSSQGQYELAKLLEQELLELELENVLLQDNAILTAKLKGNTPNIKSIGFCAHLDTVDVGLSPVIKPQILKYTGTPLLLNQDQQIWIDPQTHPELNLYLNEEIIFSDGTSILGADNKSAISIIMCLLESLISSNEPRGDVYVCFLPDEEIGLRGAKALDLKDFPADYAYTIDCCQKGELVYETFNAGSAIIEIKGISAHPMNAKGILVNPTLIAVDIANCLDRLQTPENTQSNEGYIWLNEIHSDQNNASMLLQIRDHHKTLYEEKKLYLQEVVSLIQKRYPKASIQLKLEDIYHNIKDSMTSDEALKLLKEAFKNAQVEEKVICMRGGTDGSALSAKGLFVPNFFTGAHNFHSRFEFLPISSFEASFEVARQIVHLAANSFPKNP, encoded by the coding sequence ATGCGCCATAAACTCATTAAAAGATTTTTTAACTATCTAGCTATCCCCTCACAAAGTGATGCAAAGACAACCACGCTCCCAAGCTCACAAGGACAGTATGAACTTGCAAAACTACTTGAACAAGAATTGCTTGAACTTGAATTAGAAAATGTATTGTTGCAAGATAATGCGATTCTAACAGCCAAGCTCAAAGGCAACACCCCAAATATCAAAAGCATCGGATTTTGCGCCCATCTAGACACTGTGGATGTTGGACTTTCCCCAGTGATCAAGCCCCAGATTCTTAAATATACTGGAACCCCCCTTTTACTCAATCAAGATCAGCAAATTTGGATTGATCCTCAAACTCATCCAGAACTTAATCTCTACCTCAATGAAGAAATTATTTTTAGCGATGGGACAAGTATATTGGGTGCGGACAACAAATCAGCCATCTCTATCATCATGTGCCTTTTAGAATCCCTCATTTCTTCTAATGAACCTAGGGGGGATGTTTATGTGTGTTTTTTGCCCGATGAAGAAATTGGTTTAAGGGGGGCTAAGGCTTTGGATCTCAAAGACTTCCCCGCAGATTATGCCTATACAATCGATTGTTGTCAAAAAGGAGAACTTGTTTATGAAACCTTCAATGCAGGGAGTGCTATTATTGAGATCAAAGGAATAAGTGCACACCCCATGAATGCCAAAGGAATCTTAGTCAATCCCACACTGATTGCTGTTGATATCGCCAACTGTCTTGATCGTCTTCAAACTCCAGAAAATACACAATCTAATGAAGGATATATTTGGCTCAATGAAATCCACTCAGATCAAAATAATGCCTCCATGCTTTTGCAAATCAGAGATCACCACAAAACCCTCTATGAAGAAAAAAAGCTTTATCTTCAAGAAGTCGTCTCACTTATACAAAAACGCTATCCCAAAGCTTCCATCCAGCTTAAATTGGAAGATATATACCACAACATCAAAGATTCAATGACATCAGATGAAGCACTCAAACTCCTCAAAGAAGCTTTCAAAAATGCTCAGGTTGAAGAAAAGGTGATTTGCATGCGCGGAGGAACAGATGGCAGTGCACTCAGTGCTAAAGGACTTTTTGTCCCCAACTTTTTTACAGGAGCACATAATTTTCACTCAAGATTTGAATTCTTACCCATCAGCTCTTTTGAGGCAAGTTTTGAGGTTGCAAGACAAATTGTCCATCTTGCTGCCAATTCTTTCCCCAAAAACCCTTAG
- the rpoD gene encoding RNA polymerase sigma factor RpoD — protein MAETSKKKDILSDLEDLFRDEEIPYISYEKIAQVLQTIPTSTQVKKIRDLADTYNKQLMSSSEVAKLLNIQDKTKLQEEKRKILDGELEEEFDFMKERELLEWSRSDSPVRMYLREMGQIPLLTKEEEIVLSKQIEFGENTILDAICSVPYLIDFIHDYRDALINRERRVKELFKNFDDEGDEEESESDQFDENGEQKPVSKKDQKRIANVIESFKNLQIAKEEWLKVLESEPNAKQDEMIHILTLAHKKCLLKERLLELGPTSKLINELVKAMENTLKNGDGFEKELKRLEYKLPLFNEALVENHKKILEKITTMSREEIAASVPESTMVSVYIELKKLFQTKEASEGGFNLEPEKLKEILEQIKRGKSISDKAKAKMARSNLRLVVSIAKRYTNRGLPFLDLIQEGNIGLMKAVDKFEYQKGFKFSTYATWWIRQAISRAIADQARTIRIPIHMIETINRIHKIMRKHIQEHGKEPDVEVIAEEVGLSVEKVKNVIKITKEPVSLEAPIGNDDDGKFGDFVEDKNATSPMDHILKEDLRGQIDIILDQLNEREKAVIRMRYGLLDDESDRTLEEIGKELNVTRERVRQIESSAIKKLKHPKVGRQLRNYMEE, from the coding sequence ATGGCAGAAACGAGCAAGAAAAAAGACATCTTAAGCGATCTTGAAGATTTGTTTAGAGATGAGGAGATTCCCTATATCTCTTATGAAAAAATTGCGCAAGTTTTGCAAACGATCCCAACAAGTACCCAAGTAAAAAAAATTCGAGATTTAGCAGATACATATAACAAGCAATTAATGAGCTCTTCAGAAGTTGCAAAGCTTCTAAACATCCAAGATAAGACCAAGCTTCAAGAAGAGAAGCGCAAGATTTTGGATGGAGAGCTTGAAGAAGAATTTGACTTTATGAAAGAAAGAGAGCTTCTTGAGTGGAGCAGAAGTGATAGCCCAGTGCGAATGTATTTGCGTGAAATGGGTCAAATCCCCTTGCTCACAAAAGAAGAAGAAATTGTTTTGAGTAAGCAAATTGAATTTGGCGAAAACACTATTTTAGATGCCATTTGTTCTGTGCCTTATTTGATTGATTTTATTCATGATTATCGTGATGCGTTGATTAATCGAGAAAGACGCGTTAAGGAGTTATTCAAAAACTTTGATGATGAGGGAGATGAAGAAGAGAGCGAGAGTGATCAATTTGATGAAAATGGAGAGCAAAAACCAGTTTCTAAAAAAGATCAAAAGCGTATTGCAAATGTCATTGAGAGTTTTAAAAATCTCCAAATCGCCAAGGAAGAGTGGCTTAAGGTTTTGGAATCTGAGCCAAATGCCAAGCAAGATGAGATGATACATATCTTAACTCTTGCACACAAAAAATGTTTGCTCAAAGAGAGACTCTTGGAGCTTGGGCCTACAAGTAAGCTAATCAATGAGCTTGTAAAGGCAATGGAAAATACGCTTAAAAACGGCGATGGGTTTGAAAAAGAGCTTAAAAGATTGGAATATAAACTTCCTTTGTTTAATGAAGCTCTTGTTGAGAATCATAAAAAAATCTTAGAAAAAATTACCACTATGAGTCGAGAGGAGATCGCAGCTTCTGTTCCTGAAAGCACGATGGTGAGTGTATATATCGAGCTTAAGAAGCTTTTTCAAACCAAAGAGGCGAGTGAGGGGGGGTTTAATCTTGAGCCAGAAAAACTCAAAGAAATTTTGGAACAAATCAAGAGGGGGAAAAGTATTTCTGATAAAGCTAAAGCAAAGATGGCGAGATCTAATTTGCGTCTTGTTGTTAGCATTGCGAAGCGTTATACAAATCGAGGACTTCCGTTTTTGGATCTTATTCAAGAGGGAAATATCGGCTTAATGAAGGCTGTAGATAAGTTTGAATATCAAAAAGGATTTAAATTTTCAACTTATGCAACTTGGTGGATTCGTCAAGCGATTTCTCGAGCAATTGCTGATCAGGCTAGAACGATACGAATCCCAATTCATATGATTGAAACAATCAATCGTATTCATAAGATTATGAGAAAGCATATTCAAGAGCACGGCAAAGAACCTGATGTTGAGGTAATTGCTGAAGAGGTGGGGCTAAGTGTGGAGAAAGTTAAAAATGTCATCAAAATCACAAAAGAGCCTGTCAGCCTTGAAGCTCCTATTGGAAATGATGATGATGGGAAATTTGGTGATTTTGTTGAGGATAAAAATGCGACAAGCCCTATGGATCATATTTTAAAAGAGGATTTGAGGGGTCAGATTGATATTATCTTGGATCAGCTTAATGAAAGAGAAAAAGCCGTGATTCGCATGCGTTATGGATTGCTTGATGATGAGAGCGATCGAACTTTGGAAGAAATTGGAAAAGAGCTCAATGTAACAAGGGAGCGTGTAAGACAAATTGAATCAAGTGCTATTAAAAAGCTCAAACACCCAAAAGTTGGACGACAGCTTAGAAATTATATGGAAGAGTAG
- a CDS encoding AbgT family transporter, giving the protein MEHFLKKIETLGNKLPDINLLFLFALAFVFLLSVFLSFFDFNYTLLNSQGEEEKIVIHSLLFVPNLLDFISKMVQNFISFPPLAITLVVTMGIGIAEHSGLLRVLLIKITSITPQCLIVPIITLIAILSHVIADSAYVFLMPISAALFMSFGRHPVAGISVAFAGLAGGFSASLTPSAIDPIMQELTQKAAHIIDPDLRINVLCNYFISLAGVVGVVLVCWLICDYIVEPFLKKHLPIDSSDNQDFSPQSITPQENKALKKTMFVFGLMCLLLFLLCYPKDSLLRGSDGSLTSGDSLLMKSLVPLLFCFFAISGYVFGKTSGKYHQTKELSVAMRDSLKPLGDFIVFSFICAQFLYVFNASNLSKLLAISGADFLKNLALPAPLTILGIILITGFLNLFITSATSKWSVLAPVFVPMLMLLGISPELTQAAFRISDSAINIITPLFAFYPLIIFYARKYCLQMGVGTLSSIMFPYSIGLMIVLTLTLYLFWFFNIPLGFESSYLYHFSQGS; this is encoded by the coding sequence ATGGAACACTTTTTGAAAAAAATCGAAACACTTGGAAACAAGCTTCCAGACATCAATCTTTTGTTTTTATTTGCTCTTGCATTTGTGTTTTTACTTTCAGTTTTTCTCTCATTTTTTGACTTTAATTACACACTTTTAAACTCTCAAGGGGAAGAAGAAAAAATTGTTATTCATAGCCTACTTTTTGTCCCCAACCTTCTTGATTTTATCTCCAAAATGGTTCAAAACTTCATATCATTCCCCCCTCTTGCAATCACCCTTGTTGTTACAATGGGGATTGGAATTGCAGAGCATTCTGGACTCCTTAGAGTTTTACTAATTAAGATTACCTCCATCACGCCTCAGTGCCTCATTGTCCCAATCATTACGCTTATTGCTATTCTTTCTCACGTCATAGCAGACAGTGCTTATGTTTTTTTAATGCCCATTTCAGCAGCATTGTTTATGTCTTTTGGGCGACATCCTGTAGCTGGAATCAGCGTCGCTTTTGCTGGATTGGCTGGAGGATTTTCTGCCTCATTAACACCCTCAGCAATCGATCCCATCATGCAAGAACTCACTCAAAAAGCCGCGCATATCATTGATCCTGATCTTAGAATCAATGTATTGTGTAATTACTTTATCTCTTTGGCTGGAGTAGTGGGAGTTGTTCTTGTCTGCTGGTTAATTTGTGACTATATTGTCGAACCCTTTTTAAAAAAACATCTTCCAATTGATTCAAGTGATAATCAAGATTTTTCACCACAAAGCATCACCCCTCAAGAAAATAAAGCACTCAAAAAAACAATGTTTGTCTTTGGATTAATGTGCCTACTTCTTTTCTTATTGTGTTATCCAAAAGATTCTCTTCTTAGAGGAAGCGATGGTAGTCTGACTTCTGGAGATAGCCTGTTGATGAAAAGTCTTGTTCCACTTTTGTTCTGTTTCTTTGCTATTTCTGGCTATGTCTTTGGAAAAACAAGCGGAAAATACCATCAAACAAAAGAGCTAAGTGTCGCAATGAGAGATTCTCTCAAGCCTCTTGGTGACTTTATTGTTTTTAGCTTTATTTGTGCGCAATTTTTGTATGTGTTTAATGCTTCCAATCTTTCAAAATTGCTTGCAATCAGTGGGGCTGACTTTCTCAAAAATCTAGCCCTTCCTGCCCCCCTAACAATTCTTGGCATCATTCTTATCACAGGCTTTCTCAATCTTTTTATCACTTCAGCGACCTCCAAATGGTCTGTTCTTGCTCCTGTGTTTGTTCCAATGCTGATGTTACTTGGCATTTCTCCGGAGCTAACGCAAGCAGCCTTTCGAATTAGCGATAGCGCAATCAATATCATCACCCCACTCTTTGCTTTTTATCCTCTCATTATTTTTTATGCTCGCAAATATTGTCTTCAAATGGGGGTGGGGACATTAAGCTCAATTATGTTTCCCTATAGTATTGGATTGATGATTGTTCTTACGCTTACTCTTTATCTATTTTGGTTTTTTAATATACCACTTGGCTTTGAAAGTTCTTATCTCTATCATTTTTCTCAAGGATCATAA
- a CDS encoding YkgJ family cysteine cluster protein, with translation MSPFSFCFDSKACKDCGGKCCTGESGYIFASISELEKIALFLQIPFNDFLLRYVKKVGYRFSLIEKKINHEYACIFFDTEHQCCSIYEVRPKQCRDFPFWEIYLDEKNLPQLLKECKGVKRKEKPLE, from the coding sequence ATGAGTCCATTTTCTTTTTGCTTTGATTCTAAAGCCTGCAAAGACTGTGGTGGAAAATGTTGCACAGGCGAGAGTGGCTATATCTTTGCTTCAATTAGTGAATTAGAAAAAATTGCACTTTTTTTGCAAATTCCTTTCAATGATTTTCTTTTACGCTATGTCAAAAAGGTAGGATACAGATTTTCTTTGATCGAAAAAAAGATCAATCACGAATATGCATGCATCTTTTTTGACACAGAGCATCAATGTTGCTCTATCTATGAAGTGCGACCAAAACAATGTAGAGATTTTCCATTTTGGGAAATTTATTTAGATGAAAAAAATCTCCCCCAACTCCTCAAGGAGTGCAAAGGGGTAAAAAGGAAGGAAAAACCCCTTGAATAA
- a CDS encoding energy transducer TonB, whose protein sequence is MKILQFLRKKIEAPIFLGFMSALAVYGIGGVWVFGVKNQQQMRIKQDGAHHFVMRLASINNGGEQTQFNPQSSPTPPKKRVQKKHKQLPKKVVTPNHTSPIPPEENTETQQHIASNLTQEGGEAQVLAYNEGVSDEFLSQIRIAISSHNPYPRMARMRKMEGEVVLEFILDVNGDLDGVKILSSTAGDLLNKSAISALHKASKDFPIPPQRVRIKVPIVYSLRT, encoded by the coding sequence ATGAAAATTTTGCAATTTCTACGCAAAAAGATTGAAGCCCCTATCTTTTTGGGCTTTATGAGTGCCTTGGCGGTGTATGGTATAGGTGGAGTTTGGGTTTTTGGAGTTAAGAATCAACAACAAATGCGTATCAAGCAAGATGGAGCTCATCATTTTGTAATGAGGCTTGCTAGCATCAACAATGGAGGAGAGCAAACACAATTTAATCCACAATCTTCTCCCACTCCTCCCAAAAAAAGAGTTCAAAAAAAACACAAGCAACTTCCAAAGAAAGTTGTGACCCCAAATCATACTTCACCCATTCCCCCAGAGGAAAATACAGAAACTCAACAACATATTGCTTCAAATCTTACGCAAGAGGGTGGGGAGGCACAGGTTTTGGCTTATAATGAGGGCGTAAGTGATGAATTTCTCTCTCAGATTCGCATTGCAATTTCTTCACACAATCCCTATCCAAGAATGGCTAGGATGAGAAAGATGGAGGGTGAAGTTGTTTTAGAGTTTATTTTGGATGTAAATGGAGATCTTGATGGGGTTAAGATCTTATCAAGCACAGCTGGAGATTTGCTAAATAAGAGCGCAATTAGTGCACTTCATAAAGCTTCAAAAGATTTCCCAATCCCTCCTCAAAGGGTTAGGATCAAGGTGCCAATTGTTTATAGTCTAAGGACCTAA
- the exbD gene encoding TonB system transport protein ExbD, with the protein MRLRRGEGLNLVPFIDIVLVLLAIILSVSTFIAQGQIPVEIPKASASQTPRNEKKMSLIIDRQNRLFVDGKEMDLKSLNQIIDQVSPQTLIELRSDKESKFESFIQVLNILKEHQHENFAISTQKD; encoded by the coding sequence ATGAGGCTTAGGAGAGGAGAGGGGTTAAACCTAGTTCCTTTTATTGATATTGTGCTTGTTCTTTTGGCTATTATTTTGTCTGTTTCAACCTTTATTGCTCAGGGCCAAATTCCTGTTGAGATTCCCAAGGCAAGTGCTTCACAAACTCCACGCAATGAAAAGAAAATGAGTCTTATTATTGATAGGCAAAATCGTCTTTTTGTTGATGGAAAAGAAATGGATTTAAAGTCTTTAAATCAAATAATAGATCAAGTTTCGCCCCAAACTCTGATAGAGCTAAGAAGTGATAAGGAATCTAAGTTTGAATCCTTTATTCAAGTCTTAAATATCCTCAAAGAGCATCAACATGAAAATTTTGCAATTTCTACGCAAAAAGATTGA
- a CDS encoding ATP-dependent nuclease produces the protein MNKIILALFISFLSLWGFNEDDMVNEALNAIDAQKYDQARDLYLVLYDESGKIEYLRESILVSALLNDPQGTINLIRSYHAKNKEYDLDVEKVLADSYLKLGDVPNSISTIEQIKNKENSPLIHEILGGLYMQTQRFDDALKELNEAYSSSHSEGSLEKIIAIYLNTEKTGLAGDLLNTHLEKYGCSQDLCKRSIEFYIKTKQISRVEKILEQIEMRSPTIQNATNLIAVYAYQKKFDQALEIAKKYPLNRSILLELYVGKKDFKQAKDLSLLIYKEEKNPEFLILAQIYQFELIKDNANKQEVQHIIQNLKKGIKELSKDENQKTEIYANYLNFLGYLMIDYDIAVKEGITYIQQALAINSENIEFIDSLAWGYYKLKECSKAQKEFEKIPQDKIQTNPELKKHKELLSSCNSE, from the coding sequence TTGAATAAAATTATTTTAGCTCTCTTTATCTCCTTTTTAAGTCTATGGGGATTTAATGAAGATGATATGGTCAATGAAGCTCTCAATGCTATTGATGCCCAAAAATACGATCAAGCCAGAGATCTTTATCTTGTTTTGTATGATGAAAGTGGAAAAATAGAGTATTTGCGAGAGAGCATCCTTGTTTCAGCTCTATTAAACGATCCACAAGGAACAATCAATCTCATACGCTCCTATCATGCTAAAAACAAAGAATATGATCTTGATGTAGAAAAAGTCTTAGCTGATTCTTATTTGAAACTTGGCGATGTCCCCAATTCAATCTCAACAATTGAACAAATCAAGAATAAAGAAAACTCTCCACTCATTCATGAAATTTTGGGCGGACTTTATATGCAGACACAACGCTTTGATGATGCCCTCAAAGAGCTCAATGAGGCCTATAGCTCAAGCCACAGTGAGGGAAGTTTGGAAAAAATTATTGCCATTTATCTCAATACAGAAAAAACAGGTCTAGCAGGAGATCTGCTCAATACCCATTTAGAAAAATATGGGTGCTCTCAAGATTTATGTAAGCGTAGCATTGAGTTTTATATCAAGACAAAACAAATCAGTCGTGTAGAGAAAATTTTAGAACAAATTGAAATGCGATCCCCCACCATCCAAAATGCTACCAATCTCATCGCAGTTTATGCCTATCAAAAAAAATTTGATCAAGCTCTAGAGATTGCCAAAAAATATCCTCTCAATCGAAGCATTCTCCTTGAGCTCTATGTAGGCAAAAAAGATTTCAAACAAGCAAAAGACCTCTCGCTTCTAATCTACAAAGAAGAAAAAAATCCAGAATTTCTAATTCTTGCACAAATCTACCAATTCGAGCTCATCAAAGACAACGCAAACAAGCAGGAAGTGCAACACATTATTCAAAATCTCAAAAAAGGCATCAAAGAATTATCAAAAGATGAGAATCAAAAAACAGAGATTTATGCAAATTATCTAAATTTCTTAGGATACCTCATGATCGATTATGATATAGCAGTCAAGGAGGGAATCACCTATATTCAGCAAGCTCTTGCAATTAACTCTGAAAATATAGAATTTATTGATTCTTTGGCATGGGGATATTATAAACTCAAAGAGTGCTCCAAGGCCCAAAAAGAATTTGAAAAAATTCCACAAGACAAAATCCAAACAAATCCTGAGCTAAAAAAACACAAAGAGTTACTTTCTTCTTGTAATTCAGAGTAG
- the exbB gene encoding TonB-system energizer ExbB, translated as MDFLRLYLDCIIFSILGFMGFVAIWLSVERIIFFSKIKLEDFKCFHDLEEALTKHMTTLYIIYSNAPYIGLLGTVGGIIVTFYGMSEGGGVDAKKIMGDLSLALEATGAGLLVAIPVLVVYNALLRKIDVLLNRYRAKHEA; from the coding sequence ATGGATTTCTTAAGACTTTATCTAGATTGTATTATCTTCTCGATTTTGGGTTTTATGGGCTTTGTGGCAATTTGGCTAAGTGTTGAGCGAATAATTTTTTTCTCTAAAATCAAGCTTGAAGATTTTAAGTGTTTTCATGATTTGGAGGAGGCGCTGACAAAACACATGACGACGCTTTATATTATTTATTCCAATGCTCCATATATTGGTCTCCTTGGGACTGTTGGAGGGATTATTGTGACATTTTATGGCATGAGTGAGGGGGGTGGAGTTGATGCAAAGAAAATTATGGGGGATTTGTCTTTGGCTTTAGAGGCTACAGGGGCGGGTTTGCTGGTAGCGATCCCTGTTTTGGTTGTTTATAATGCATTATTAAGAAAGATTGATGTTTTACTAAATCGCTATAGGGCAAAGCATGAGGCTTAG
- the xseB gene encoding exodeoxyribonuclease VII small subunit, with product MSEKSFEVLIEQAKEALNRLNQGDLSLKESLEIYKSGLESLQKAQDLLEKAKLEYSHLEEPKDLV from the coding sequence ATGAGTGAAAAAAGTTTTGAAGTTTTGATAGAGCAGGCTAAAGAAGCTCTTAATCGTTTAAATCAAGGAGATCTAAGCCTAAAAGAGAGTCTAGAAATTTATAAAAGTGGTCTTGAAAGCTTGCAGAAAGCGCAAGATCTTTTGGAAAAAGCAAAACTCGAATACTCTCACCTTGAAGAGCCCAAAGATTTGGTATAA